Below is a genomic region from Castanea sativa cultivar Marrone di Chiusa Pesio chromosome 2, ASM4071231v1.
CATTTTGTAagtatcttaactcttaaggaCCTAATAAGGGAGTGTTCTTGAGCTTTGTAAAAAGTCTCTAACAGGGAGCATAACATTAGGACCTTCCTTTTTGCATACCAGGTTGTTTCTCTGTAAACATAAACTCCAGATGCCAAAGAGAAAGATCAGTCTCCAAGGGATAAGAGAACCCTGGCAGAGTGCATTGCTGCAGGAATTCTTTTTAATCCAAAGGAGGAGGCTTGGTTCACAAAATTCACAGTGAGAACCTGGAATTCCGCTACCCAACCAAAAGGAATTTGCACAGGGGTAGGCTCTCAGCACATCAAGAGCTGTTTCTGGTGCAGCAAGGTACCTCTCACAGTTAGAATCTATCTGCCTTTGTTAACCAGCACAACTTTTATCGGCAAGCAAGATATGTAGCATCTCAGCACAGAAGTTTTAATCTTTGGCAGAATGTCCAGTGACTAAATCCCTTTacctttaaaaatatttggttgATGGACATTCCCAACATCAATGGAGTATATATTCTTGGGGTCAAAGGCCCCGTTGGAGGAGGAATCCCAGAGAATAGTGTCTTCACAGATACTTAAACAGCTAAGAGAAATAGCATTAATGCATATTTTCAAAGGTATAGCCATATGGGGAACTCAAAGGAGAGAGTTGAAGTCCCATGTCCCATTAGAAAATCCATATTAAACCAGCAGCCTATTTCCATCACACCCCAGGCATTAAGAAGCCCTTCAATAAGTTTTCCCAGCACACCTTGTTTACAGCATGCACGCCAGAAGCTCAGACTGCTGTTGTTACCAGTCTTCCATCTACTGTTGTTTACACCAGCAGGCATGTCACTGAACTTAGTTCCTTAATTTAATCACCCTATTTGGGTTCACAACCAAGAGCTTAGCTAGTTCGCTTAAGTAATTTAAGATACTATagcattctttttctttacatcTAGTAGGGATTGGCCATTAGTCTGCCACCTAATGCAATCATCTGATCATCAATTGAAGCTTTAAAAAGCTTCCTTTCcaatacaaagaaaatagaTAACGATGCTCTGTAAGTCCAAAATTcgaaaatatttcaatattttgattCCCCTTTGCATTCAGAAACAAAAATGACATCTAAATTCTAATCTTATACGGTATATTGGATAGCTTACAGAAAAAAGgctttagaaaatttttttcctcaaaaagaataaaagaggaCAGAAGATGGACACAagtccctctttttttttttttttttgataggagaCACAAGTCCCTCTTTGTTCATACTCAATCTCTGTATAGTACAAATCTCGCAACATCAGGGAGTCCAGCCTCTTTATAACATTCAGCAATCCGATCCACAGAGTCGTCCCAAGTCCCTTCAACAGACGATAAATCCAACAAAAAGGCAGCTTCATCCAACGCAACCTGCACATTTGAATTATAGAAGTAGAGCAGCAGATGTAGACAAAGAATATACTTCCCTTGTGATGTTCATCTTAAAATGAATTTTCATATTGAAGTTCATGACATAGTAGCTAAGATAATAAATACTGAGATTTAATTGTAGTACCTGAGCAGGTGCCTTTCCCTTCTTAAGATCTTCTCGCTTTCCCTCTTCTGTCACCTTCTCCTTAAAGTACTCAATCTGCTCATCCTCCCATTGTGCTATTTCTGCAACTTCCTGGACATAAACTAATCAGACACATATAAATACCagaaaagagagggagaaaaagaatgaagacACTAAGAGAGAGATCTCACTTGCGAAGGCCATGCAGGAAATATCATGAAAGTGTCCATACCTGGTATTTACAGCCCAAAGTCCACCATGGTGATTTTAAAGCTCCCCTGGCAGCATCTTTCGCTTCTAGATTACGCCCAACCCTATGAAATATAACAAAAACTTTTGAGAATGAAAGCTATCCATATTGGTCAAAATTTAGGAAAAACTCATAGGAGAAGGTGATTAGAGAAAATTTTTGGAAACCTCAGCAAAACCTCTGCATTGAAAACAAATGGCCGGGCAAATCCTGGAAAATGCTCCTTCTTGGTATAAAATTCTCCGGTTACCATAGCTGAAACCTTTCATAAACCACATATAAAGAATTAACATCATATTTTCACTGAAATACTGCTTAGTTAGAAACAGTATCCCAAATCATGTGTCTTACATGGTCCCCTTCCTCAAAATGCCGCATCACTTTACGCTCTAAGATATCTGGAAACAAACCAACCTGAAAATGACCCTTTTCTTGTAAACAATTTGTTAccaataatataaacaacatatTCAGCTAAATAGTTTACAATTTAGACATTTCTTTCATACCTTTCTTAAGAGGTAGACATCTAGATTTGAGGTCTGAGACTTGGCATAGTCACCCTTTCTGTAAAATTTCTCCCCATCATCTGCTGGAGCTTGAAATAGCTCGTTGTTGATTTCTGGAGATTTGTTGGCATCTTCTTCAACTAGGAGTCTGTTTATAAATTGGTCTACCTGTATACAGAAGAAAGGAAAGACCAAAATGCATTTCTAGTGAATTCTAGCCAAGCCTTAATCCACAAAATTATTCATGCTTTACTTACATTCTTGGCTAAAAGCCACACTCCATGCTTTCTGACTTCCACCACCGGCATGTCCATGCTGTTGGTAtcaaagaaaatcaataaagcaaaaacaaaataaaccaaacaaaggcggtgaaaaatattgtaatcaTGTATACCCAGGTGGAGCTGTAGGCCATCTCAGTAGAGCAGTTACAGTTCCTATTAACAAGGCAATCACACAACAGCTTCAACTCAAATATTTCTCAGGAATATCCAACGCCAAACATATGCAAATGCAATGCCTTAGCCATACCAGAGCTGTTTTTTGACAGTGGAATGGCAAGGGGGATTAACCCTTGCTTGGCCCCAGGAGACAAAATGGATTCACCTATTACAAAGCAAGAAATGTGATAGATCACATTAGGATTCTATTAGCTATGAGAAAACTGAACAAGAAGCACttaccacttaaaaaaaaaggtatagaACATGTGGGACAAATGTTGGTCAATGCATGGTATTTGTGCActgtaaaaaaagaatatatctATGCTGAATCCAGATTTGTTGTCTCCCTGGATGCTAGGACTATTGATTGCCGAAGTTCATGACTGGAATATCAAGGACAGTGAAAACTCAAAGACACGAAAAGCCTCTTGTTGCATAGTGTTAGGTTTTAGATTGGCAAATTCCATGACAATGTAATAATCAATGATTGTGTTATACAATGTTCAAGCTCAAAGTGTGAAAATGCAGCTCGAAGAGGACGTTCTGTCAGTATTTTGACTGCCATTCGATCAATTGAAATCCAAGTTTTGACATACATTTGATCGCTTCTCGATTGATCAAAAGAAGATTTTCAACAGCTCTTGATCACCACTTGATCGATCAGAAATCGCATTGACTCTAATGTGTTTTAATTTCTGAAGTCGGCTGCCTTGGTTTTTGTACACTActtgcataaaatataaaaggcCCGTTATAAATTTGAGTTCATAAGGTTTTTGGAGGCTATAGCAGTGCACCATAAAGAGAGATATTCTAAGCCTTAATTGTATAACCCATGAGTTCAGAAAGCTGATTTGGCAATGGTGTTGCTGCCATATTTGTGATCAAAATTGAAGTCACAAAACCAACAACCCAGTGTGTCATTGAAGTATTCAAGCCTTCAAGGAGGGTCCTTGGAGTCAGTCAGAAATTCTGGTCAATTATGGACAGGTCATTCGTCAAAGATTCCATGTATGAAGAGTTCAGACATTCCAAAACTGGTGTGGGCAGCATCAGTAAGTTCATCTATTGGTTGTAGTGTCTAGGGTATTTGAGGAGTGTCACCCTTGGATTGTTTTTTTACTTTGGAGTTGCTCTCCATTGGTTTTCACTTCGTGATTGGTTCTGCATGGCATCtatcatttattaatttatttacagATTTGGTACTTGCTGTGGTTGTGATTAAATTGTTAAACTTGTGATCATATAATTAATTggtaaataattaattaatattctGCCTAATCGAATTGGGGTCTAAACCAATCCTTTTCACATGGTTTTTAAGACGAGCAAAAGTTGTACCACTAAACATGGCAGAAATTGGATTCCTCCATTGAATGCACAGGGAAAAGGAAAGCAATATTGGTTCATTTGgatagacaagaaaaaaaaaagatttcaatttttagtttaaatgacTTAAAATGTTATTTGGATAAAGGAATTTAACGAGAAGGCTTTGGATTTCAATATTGGGTTTAAATTACTTGAATAAAGTATGAAATGATAGAAGTTTTTATATAGATGAATTTTATGATGGGATTTGGAGATTTATTAATATGTGGATTTGAAACTACTAGGAGCAAGAAGtcattttaaatcaataaaatcactaagtatttttcttttagcaAAACACTTATTATGTGTTGTTAAATTCATATGAAGCAATTTATACTAACAATTGTTCTTCAAATCCATTGATTTTAAATCCTCAAAATCCAAATGCAAACTATGGGAATTAGATAAATCTCAGAACATAATATCAGGCATTTGCCTTCTGAATAGCTTTCTGAGAGGCTCTGCACTTCAATTACAAAGCACTCAACTCAGTACTCTAAAACATTTTGCAACCATAATTTCTGAGCACATTTTATTGAAAGtaacatatacacacacacatagccAAAGACATCAAAAACCCAAGTGACAACAAAGCATAAAGATATTACCAAGTTCTGAAAAATCCaggaacaagaagaaaaaaaaaaaaacatggaacAAAAAAAGACCCACCTTTGGTCTTAAGCATTCTTAACAAGTGACACAAATGCTGTGGAGGCTGAGTCGCTGCCACATCCTTTATGAACGTTATATGGTCTGAATGAAATACCCAAATGCcaacaaatatcaaattttgaagcaagtaaatttttttttttttttcaaataataatgaATGAATTCACATTTCACAGTCAAACTGCACATAGTACATACCTGGAGTTGGAGAGGAAGAATAGCAGCGAAGGCGAGCCCTGCCGTGACCAAGAAGTAGAGTGGGCAGAGCGGTGCCACGTGGCCCGCCATACACCACTCCACCCCCCaccttcattttcttctttgagcTTACACACACtacaaatgaaatgaaatgctCTCTACTACAAGTCTCTCTTGCTATTGGCTCAGGTTCGTTCGTCCATttctttcaatctttttttattttttttttgggggggtcaGATTGGGCCTAAGAAATTGCTTATGGTTGAAAATATGAGGTACCCAAGTTTAAAGGTCCACTTACACTTCTAAATAAACCACCAAAAAGTTTCACAATTTTTGCCAAAACCCAATTAGGTGGTGAGCTGTGAGCAGTGGAAAAAAATTAGTAGGTTCATGAGAGTTTACATTTTCACCACTTACAACTTAATACATGACGAGTTGcgataaaaattgtaaaactttttgtGGCATTAGCatttctcctatatatatagttgtagTTGTAATAAGGGGTGTTTTTTAGGTGCCAAATATTaagtttttgagaaaaatatttttagacaaagCTTGGTTGtaaatttggttgtagcctatGGTTATTActtcacttaatatttttttattagatgtgaattttgataaattcaccattgaatttcattttcttgttatatcttttatgcttgcaaaattttgagaaaatcaaagttcaataactatgttattaatcaattgtttaatttgCAAGTATTTGTTgtctaaaattttgtataaaaaataaatttatggttcatatagtaaataacatccaattagTATAATATTTGACATGTAtgttaagagcataaagaacatgtaatctttttttttgaaagagtttcaacctatggcg
It encodes:
- the LOC142623695 gene encoding protein IN CHLOROPLAST ATPASE BIOGENESIS, chloroplastic-like, with translation MKVGGGVVYGGPRGTALPTLLLGHGRARLRCYSSSPTPDHITFIKDVAATQPPQHLCHLLRMLKTKGESILSPGAKQGLIPLAIPLSKNSSGTVTALLRWPTAPPGMDMPVVEVRKHGVWLLAKNVDQFINRLLVEEDANKSPEINNELFQAPADDGEKFYRKGDYAKSQTSNLDVYLLRKVGLFPDILERKVMRHFEEGDHVSAMVTGEFYTKKEHFPGFARPFVFNAEVLLRVGRNLEAKDAARGALKSPWWTLGCKYQEVAEIAQWEDEQIEYFKEKVTEEGKREDLKKGKAPAQVALDEAAFLLDLSSVEGTWDDSVDRIAECYKEAGLPDVARFVLYRD